GGACGACAACGTCGCTGAGTACTTGAAGCTTGCCAACAGTGCGGACAAGCAGCAGGCCGCCCGTATCAAGCAGGTCTTCGAGAAGAAGAATCAGAAGTCTGCCCAAACCATCCTCCAGCTACAAAAGAAGCTCGAGCACTACCATCGCAAGCTCCGAGAGGTAGAGCAGAATGGGATCCCCCGGCAGCCAAAGGATGTCTTCAGGGACATGCACCAGGGTCTGAAGGACGTGGGAGCAAAGGTGACTGGCTTCAGCGAAGGTGTGGTGGACAGTGTCAAAGGGGGATTTTCCAGCTTCTCCCAGGCCACCCACTCAGCAGCTGGAGCTGTGGTCTCAAAACCCAGAGAGATCGCATCACTGATTCGGAACAAATTTGGCAGTGCAGACAACATCCCCAACCTGAAGGACTCCTTAGAGGAAGGGCAAGTGGATGATGGGGGGAAGGCTTTGGGGGTGATTTCGAACTTCCAGTCAAGCCCAAAATATGGTAGTGAGGAAGATTGTTCTAGTGCCACTTCAGGCTCAGTGGGAGCCAACAGCACCACTGGGGGCATTGCTGTAGGAGCGTCTAGCTCCAAAACCAACACCCTGGACATGCAGAGCTCAGGATTTGATGCACTACTCCACGAGATCCAGGAGATCCGGGAAACCCAGGCCAGACTGGAGGAATCCTTTGAGACCCTCAAGGAACATTATCAGAGGGACTATTCCTTAATAATGCAGACCTTACAGGAGGAACGGTATAGGTAAGTTATGTGGAATTAAAATCCTAAATTATTTTTGGGGTCTCCCCTTGCCAATCCTGACACTCCTattccaaaagaaggaaaagtagcTTTAAAAAGTCTTTATCTTTCTCTAGAGTGCCCAGAGCACTTTAGACGTGTGATATGACATCCACATTGAGTTCACGTTTCATAGCCAGCAAAACAGAGGCATAGCAGTTAAATGACTCCCAAGATCACACACTGATGAAGCATTTTAGTCAGCTGACAAAACATTGCTTAACTCTCCAGTCTTGCATTCTGGTTTAAGACTTTAAAATGAAGCCCATGCTTTCTAAGGCAGTCCAtctatttattattatagaaCTACCCGATCATCAAAGCTACATTGAATTCAAAAGATCTTAGTTCTCAGactcaaatacaaaaatacaagcCAGCAAAAATACAGTGAACCGTATAGATATTGGACCTTAAACATTTATCTGGGCAATCAGTTAGATCAGAATGGAGGTGAATGCAGATAAGTATCTGTTGCTTTTATTATGAATTGGCAGATGTTTGAATGGGAGGAGACTTAAACATGAAATGGTTCTACAGTGGAACATTCCCAAAGGACTAAATGCTTTGAATCATTATCTGTGCCAAGGGTGTAAACCAGTTTGTTCCCCATGGCCCCACCACTCAtgatggggattaaacccagggtcacatGGTAAccatgcattctaccactgagctatacctcaagTGTGGTGTCTTTTTTGGGGTTTCATATTATACTACATACTTGTATTGGGTCACTCTTAGCTGTTCTGCACATGTGTGTCCTTTCCCCTTGTTTCTTCACATGCAGAAAGAAATAATGTCCTCCCTATAGTACTTCATGTTCAGATCCTACCTGGCCACTCATGATGCAGAGTGAGGGCCGGCCTTACAGGAGCTACAGGTCTGCAGATCATCCTGTGAAGGACCTGGGTTTTGGTCTGAGTGCAGTTACTGACTAAAGGAACCCTCAGTACGTCTGCTGTAAAACCTGAGGTGTTGTAAACAAACAATCTCTTAAGGTCCCTTTcacctcttaaaaataaaagtgatgttTTTCAAACTTTACTTTTGTGAGATAATCTCTAGGCCTGAAATAAATTGTTCACATGTATCAATTAGCTCTGAGGAGATTTAAAGTAACAAGCTCTTTTCAGATGGTAAAAATGCATCAGTAATTCAATCCTATCTCTCTCCTTTACTCTCCTTCAATTCTAACTTAAGACTTCAAGGGATAAGAAAAGTGTGTAGGAGAAGTTCTAAAAATGAACACactgctatttttatttcattgttctaCATATACTTTAATATACTGAGAACTTGATGTCTAAAGTAGTGAGCAATCTTAATATTCAGGTAGACTCGAAAAATCATACCGTCGGTCCTTTGTATACAACATAGTAAACTTAAGTTTCAGGTTCAGATTCCAGTCTCATTGCTTACTAACctttaaaactaacaaaatttcttaatatctctaagtcttggtttcctcatcacTAACGtagaaacaataataatgatcCTGTGCAACATTATTGtgacatttaaatgaaatttctgtAAGACACATTGCTCAATGCCTGTTCCCTTAGTGCCCCTGGATGTCAATCAACAACTGTTGTGAACAAGCCCCTGCCTAGCATTGCTCAGTCAGTGGCTTAAAAAATGCTGCCTGCTTTGACTCTTTTGTTTTGAGATTCCTCCAATTCATCTAGAGCTTGTTGTCTTTGGGTTAGATATAggtcagaaaatcagaaaaaaaaaaaaaaaaaaaaaaagacacatttccCAAGTCTTACCTTGGtatccatttaaaataaatcagacgAGCAGAACTTCAGCTCCTCATTATCACCTCATTTAGGAGTTAATGAGCAGTGCTTTTACTTCATTGCACTTTGGGTTCTCCGTAGAAGGTAAATGGCTAGTTTTTCTggaatgaagaggaaataaagaaaacttttcaatCTTCTAAAAGAGAGGTAAAACCTGGGGGCTGGAGGAAGATATAATATGTGACCTGACTAGTCTGTCATTCCACTTCAGCCTCAGGATGATTTTCCTTAAAACAGATCTTGGAGAAAGCAAGCCTTTCCCCCGTGAAAGTCAGTGGGAAAGTCACAACCAGTTCATTGAGGTTTTTTGCATTCGTAATTCCCCGTGTAAGGTGGTTAGGGATTTCTCCTCCGTTACATATGTCTTTGACAGTAAATGTAGTTGTCTAGCTTTGTTGGTCTTGAGTTTCACATAAGTGAgattctccccccacccccattgaaGCCTATTTTAAGCACCAGAGCTTTTCACATTTTAAGCGTTCTTGGAGtgtctctctgcctcctttcaACCAAATCCACAGAACCCAACTTAAGGAAATAGCTTAGAATGACAGCTTGCTACTCAGAGCTGGTGAGGCTGCAGTGACGTGTGTCTGCGGAAGATGGTCCTGGGCTGTTTTTGGTCCATCTGTCTGCTGTTTTATGGTTCGTGTCTTCTCCTTTCTGTACGTCCTTCACACTCCACCCCTGCAGagcccctctttttttttgtttttgggttttttttttttcctttctgcttggtgctggggatcagacctgGGGCCTTGCTCGCGTTAGGCCAGCAGTCGCCCCTGAGGTACACTCCCAGCCTGCGGCCCCTGTGGCTGCTCTGCCGCACGCTTTCCTTTTGTCTAGAAAGGAAGTAGGCGGAGGACCAGCTTCGTGGGACTCTCATAGCCAAGACATTGGACGCACATTTGGCCACTCTAGATACTCTAGAtgtgcctttttcttttccagtgctggggatggaactagGGTCTCTGACATTCTACATTCTTTACACTGAGTTATATCCTACCTATAGatgcatcttttaatttttttcctatgctgTAGggtttattttacataataagCTAATATCTGAGTTGACAGAGAGCTGTGCACAGTACTGCTTGTTACTTGGTGAGCACAGTGATGACACTGTCCCTGACAGCGCTCCCAAACTCCTAGGGTGTGCGTGATGCCAGGTactggtttggtttggtttggttttaaatccaggggtgctctaccactgagccacctcttgagccctttttaattttttattttgagacagtcttgttaGGTGATGAGGGCTTCattatttgctgaggctggcctcaaacttgtgatcttcctgcctctggctGTCTCTGAAACTACAGGCCAACGCCACCTCGCTGGCCTAGATGCTTTAAATGCACATGCTCGTCCTCACAGTAGTCCTGCCTGTACATCGTCCCATCCCCATCTTAGAGATGAGACACTTCAGGCCTAAAATCAGCCGGGGGTTCCTTGGTACTAAGTAGTTAAGCCACACTTCAAACCCAGTTTTATCTGACTTTGAATCCAGTGTTCTTTTTATACCAGGATAggtttgggtttctttctttctttcgttcgTTCATTCATTCGTTCGTTCATtcgttctttttctttctttcttttctttctttctttcaacattttttagttttcaatggacctttacttgtttttttatatgtggtgctgaggatggaacccagggcctcacacatgccaggcaagcgctctaccagagccacaaccccagccccaggatagGTTTTGTTTCAGGCTCAACCCTGAACTCTGCAGTCGAAAGACTCGCCTAGTTCTAAGAAGCACCATGGCACTGGCAATGGGTAATAGGTCTTTCTCAGGTCAAATGTGTGTTTACTAAAAGTTGAGTCACTGTTTCAAAcgttttttttataaaattctgtgATCATGCAAGCTCCAGGAGGTTTTTCAAGCCAGTACAGCAGTGTAGTGGAAATCTCAAAGAaacccccaccccaggactgggagtgtagctcaggtAGAGCAGCCGCCTGatgccacaaaaacaaaaaaacgaagaagaaagaaatgcctGCTCCAGTCATTGCTCCCTTTGCAGCATCCCTCCCAGTAATGTCGCTCTCGCTATGCCTCCCTTGCTTCTACCCCAGTGAGTGTGCCAGGCGAGAGGTTGCCCAAGACCATCTGCTCAACTCTGGAGTCATCAGAAGCGTGGAAGCCTGGGGAGCACCGGTGTGTGTGTATAGACTGACGGTGGTTTTAACACCCACGGGCACCTAGGCCAGGAAGCCATCATAGCAGACCCTGGGCCTGACCACCCCTTCAACCTTTGGCCAGGACCCTCGGTGCTTAGTCTCTGAGCTTTGCACTGGGCTCTCAGCTACGCGGGAGATGACATAGCGCAGGGAGATAGGAGGCAAGGTGTGGACATTGAGTGATGAAGACCATCCCCAGGAAGTGCTGTCTCACTCTGGTGACTGGCAACTGGGTCCGTGGTCCTTCAGAAGTGAAAGGAACTGAAATATCTGTTTTAATCTAATTTAAGACTAGTATCCTGAAACCCAGAAACATAAAGGGACTTTTGCTGGATCACACAATAAAACTGCTTCACATATATTCAATTTGCTACTAAAATCTGAGGACCAGGCCTGTCCCACAGGGTGTGACACATCTAATGGAGTGCCAAAAGAAAGGGCTCAGATTCGGCCGTGGCAAAAGGCACTGAATGTAAGAGCTGGGAATGCCAGGGGCTTTCCTGGTGTGCCCTCGCTGGTGAGGGGATCCACTTTCCGCCTGCACAGCAATGCTGTACGGTCTGACCAGAAACCCTCCCAGCCTCATGAGCAGCAGTGCCGTTTCGAAGCTGCTATTTTAAGGGTATTATTGTCCCTTGGACATCAGCTTCTGAGAATGTTTGTATTAAGCCCAGGGATATTTTTAATTGCACTGAGTccaaaagcaaaaacacagaAGGCTGCAGTCACCATGAACCGTCATCATGTGCAGTAGAGCGGTCAGGAACCACACTAGCCTAATTAGGCATGGGCCAGAGGAGTTCCACCGAGAAAGGAGAGTGGTGGGTTAAACAATTTTACATGATTTTGTTATCATAGTACATAAaccagggagaccctgtctcaataaaattgaagaataaataagtaaGGGCGATGTTCTTTTGATGGGTTGAGCCACCTGTAGGGAGACTCCTAGGTGAGCTCTTCCCAAGGTAGCCACTAAGGAGGTAACAGAGGAGGCAGTGGGGAGAAATGAACCAGCAGCCCCCACTGATGCATTGGGCCTGGACAGACTTGAATTACTTGCCAGTTCTGACACTACCTAAGCTTGTGTGGCCTTGAGCAGACCATATGATTCATCTGGCCCCAGTGAAAAACAAGGTAATGATATTTGCTCTGCAGGTTGGTGGAGGTtgttaaatgagatcatgcattTCAAAGCATCCAGTAGGTACTAGGTTTGGAGTAGGAGCGCAGGGGCTGGAGCTGTATCTCTAGAACAGATGCGTAGGATGTAGAAGCCCCAGCACCCAAAGGGAA
This DNA window, taken from Sciurus carolinensis chromosome 19, mSciCar1.2, whole genome shotgun sequence, encodes the following:
- the Tmcc1 gene encoding transmembrane and coiled-coil domains protein 1 isoform X3, whose translation is MEPSLSSETVCCLCIERLEVSSLAQTSSAVASSTDGSIHTDSVDGIPDPQRTKAAIAHLQQKILKLTEQIKIAQTARDDNVAEYLKLANSADKQQAARIKQVFEKKNQKSAQTILQLQKKLEHYHRKLREVEQNGIPRQPKDVFRDMHQGLKDVGAKVTGFSEGVVDSVKGGFSSFSQATHSAAGAVVSKPREIASLIRNKFGSADNIPNLKDSLEEGQVDDGGKALGVISNFQSSPKYGSEEDCSSATSGSVGANSTTGGIAVGASSSKTNTLDMQSSGFDALLHEIQEIRETQARLEESFETLKEHYQRDYSLIMQTLQEERYRCERLEEQLNDLTELHQNEILNLKQELASMEEKIAYQSYERARDIQEALEACQTRISKMELQQQQQQVVQLEGLENATARNLLGKLINILLAVMAVLLVFVSTVANCVVPLMKTRNRTFSTLFLVVFVAFLWKHWDALVSHAERFFSSPR
- the Tmcc1 gene encoding transmembrane and coiled-coil domains protein 1 isoform X4 yields the protein MVQRFSLRRQLSKIERLEVSSLAQTSSAVASSTDGSIHTDSVDGIPDPQRTKAAIAHLQQKILKLTEQIKIAQTARDDNVAEYLKLANSADKQQAARIKQVFEKKNQKSAQTILQLQKKLEHYHRKLREVEQNGIPRQPKDVFRDMHQGLKDVGAKVTGFSEGVVDSVKGGFSSFSQATHSAAGAVVSKPREIASLIRNKFGSADNIPNLKDSLEEGQVDDGGKALGVISNFQSSPKYGSEEDCSSATSGSVGANSTTGGIAVGASSSKTNTLDMQSSGFDALLHEIQEIRETQARLEESFETLKEHYQRDYSLIMQTLQEERYRCERLEEQLNDLTELHQNEILNLKQELASMEEKIAYQSYERARDIQEALEACQTRISKMELQQQQQQVVQLEGLENATARNLLGKLINILLAVMAVLLVFVSTVANCVVPLMKTRNRTFSTLFLVVFVAFLWKHWDALVSHAERFFSSPR
- the Tmcc1 gene encoding transmembrane and coiled-coil domains protein 1 isoform X5; this translates as MEPSLSSETIERLEVSSLAQTSSAVASSTDGSIHTDSVDGIPDPQRTKAAIAHLQQKILKLTEQIKIAQTARDDNVAEYLKLANSADKQQAARIKQVFEKKNQKSAQTILQLQKKLEHYHRKLREVEQNGIPRQPKDVFRDMHQGLKDVGAKVTGFSEGVVDSVKGGFSSFSQATHSAAGAVVSKPREIASLIRNKFGSADNIPNLKDSLEEGQVDDGGKALGVISNFQSSPKYGSEEDCSSATSGSVGANSTTGGIAVGASSSKTNTLDMQSSGFDALLHEIQEIRETQARLEESFETLKEHYQRDYSLIMQTLQEERYRCERLEEQLNDLTELHQNEILNLKQELASMEEKIAYQSYERARDIQEALEACQTRISKMELQQQQQQVVQLEGLENATARNLLGKLINILLAVMAVLLVFVSTVANCVVPLMKTRNRTFSTLFLVVFVAFLWKHWDALVSHAERFFSSPR
- the Tmcc1 gene encoding transmembrane and coiled-coil domains protein 1 isoform X6; this translates as MKAQWGAEIERLEVSSLAQTSSAVASSTDGSIHTDSVDGIPDPQRTKAAIAHLQQKILKLTEQIKIAQTARDDNVAEYLKLANSADKQQAARIKQVFEKKNQKSAQTILQLQKKLEHYHRKLREVEQNGIPRQPKDVFRDMHQGLKDVGAKVTGFSEGVVDSVKGGFSSFSQATHSAAGAVVSKPREIASLIRNKFGSADNIPNLKDSLEEGQVDDGGKALGVISNFQSSPKYGSEEDCSSATSGSVGANSTTGGIAVGASSSKTNTLDMQSSGFDALLHEIQEIRETQARLEESFETLKEHYQRDYSLIMQTLQEERYRCERLEEQLNDLTELHQNEILNLKQELASMEEKIAYQSYERARDIQEALEACQTRISKMELQQQQQQVVQLEGLENATARNLLGKLINILLAVMAVLLVFVSTVANCVVPLMKTRNRTFSTLFLVVFVAFLWKHWDALVSHAERFFSSPR